One region of Rhodothermus profundi genomic DNA includes:
- a CDS encoding TonB-dependent receptor domain-containing protein produces MIQRLLRLSVFWLVWPTVVWAQTGTIRGTVTDATTGEVLPGVNIVLQELNTGAATDVDGRYTIPNVPPGTYTLEARFVGYQIEQVRVEVRAGEVVVQDFALEPAMLELEEVVVTGTGGLARRREIGNTLEQITATQLERVAISDFGDLIQGKAPGITVMENSGQVGAGATIRLRGNNSLISNDPIIYIDGVRVNLYYPGDPEMNQAASPLNDLNPEDIERVEIVKGAAAATLYGTEAAGGVIQIFTKRGAQGRPVWRLSITQGFHNLGHIGPKEDPKGLWMNDCTEFPGCPEDGDWLRNGHIQDYSLSVQGGSNLLTYFFSSRLNIENGVIDPQRSQMYTIRGNFGFSPSPKLNIRFNSAYTYRRTRWVPDGNNAEGLLLNVMRGPRDYTPDHDDSKVLEMKLFTTNHHFLTGVTVNWTPTPTMLHRLTAGLDFVSQDYQEERPWGFFFRPLGNREAEQYNSRVLTLEYMGSYDRELSGSITSSTSWGGQIFSRSFINVWGFGEDFAGPGDKLVSSGAKTQADEDRVTVASGGFFIQQRFGWRDLVYVTAGLRADGFSTFGEDFGLAYYPKVQLSFVASQLDFWPRRWWDSFRLRAAYGESGRAPGPFDAVRTWDSVSGDEGQPAVTPANIGDPKLGPERSREIELGFESLFLQNRVLIDFTYFFQRTYDALIPVQPIPSLGWINTQLRNVGELENKGIEARLQLVLLQSRNLRWEISGHYSTNLSKVLDLGGLESIYIGWRQYYRVGYPAPAYFHDVVINGDAIGEEPIMEERYIGPSYPTRTFGIAMTLTLWRNLTIDMLGEGQGGHVLSSGVAYQNTRRRVWPPCYDVQQKIESGQTADLRTYDWALCDPNFTTYGMWTKPADFFKLRHVTVSYRLPRRYLPPGLRSMRIEFKGRNLLKITDYPGIDPEAFEDGSRSFAAFRQEYYNLPPTRSFTVTLRAEF; encoded by the coding sequence ATGATTCAGCGGCTACTGCGACTCAGCGTCTTCTGGTTGGTGTGGCCGACGGTGGTGTGGGCCCAGACCGGAACGATTCGCGGGACGGTAACGGATGCAACCACCGGTGAAGTGCTCCCCGGTGTGAACATTGTGCTGCAGGAGCTGAATACCGGAGCGGCGACCGACGTAGACGGCCGGTACACCATTCCTAACGTGCCGCCCGGGACGTACACGCTGGAAGCCCGTTTTGTGGGCTATCAAATTGAGCAAGTCCGCGTGGAGGTTCGGGCGGGCGAGGTGGTGGTGCAGGATTTTGCGCTGGAGCCGGCCATGCTGGAGCTGGAGGAGGTGGTGGTAACGGGGACAGGTGGGCTGGCCCGACGCCGGGAAATTGGCAACACGCTGGAGCAGATTACGGCCACGCAACTGGAACGCGTGGCGATTTCGGACTTTGGCGATCTGATTCAGGGAAAGGCCCCGGGTATTACGGTCATGGAAAACTCCGGCCAGGTCGGGGCCGGTGCAACCATTCGCCTCCGGGGGAATAACTCGCTCATTAGCAATGATCCGATCATTTACATCGATGGGGTGCGGGTCAATCTCTACTATCCGGGAGACCCCGAAATGAACCAGGCGGCCTCCCCGCTGAACGATCTCAATCCCGAAGATATTGAGCGCGTAGAGATTGTTAAAGGAGCAGCCGCGGCTACGTTGTACGGTACCGAAGCAGCCGGTGGGGTCATTCAGATCTTCACGAAGCGTGGGGCGCAGGGACGACCCGTCTGGCGTCTTTCCATCACGCAAGGCTTTCACAACCTGGGACACATCGGTCCCAAAGAGGATCCGAAAGGCCTCTGGATGAACGACTGCACGGAATTCCCGGGCTGTCCAGAAGATGGGGACTGGCTGCGCAATGGTCATATCCAGGATTATAGTCTCAGTGTGCAGGGTGGATCGAATCTGCTGACCTATTTCTTCTCAAGCCGGCTCAACATCGAAAATGGCGTGATCGATCCGCAGCGCAGCCAGATGTACACCATACGAGGTAACTTTGGATTTTCGCCTTCGCCCAAGCTAAACATCCGCTTTAACAGCGCCTATACCTATCGGCGGACGCGCTGGGTCCCGGATGGCAACAACGCGGAAGGGCTGTTGCTGAACGTCATGCGCGGGCCGCGCGATTACACGCCCGACCATGACGACAGCAAGGTGCTGGAGATGAAGCTCTTTACGACTAACCATCACTTCCTGACAGGCGTAACGGTGAACTGGACGCCGACCCCGACAATGCTTCATCGCCTGACGGCCGGGTTAGATTTTGTGTCGCAGGACTATCAGGAAGAACGACCCTGGGGCTTCTTCTTCCGGCCGCTGGGCAATCGGGAGGCGGAGCAGTACAACTCCCGGGTGTTGACGCTGGAGTATATGGGGTCGTATGACCGAGAGCTTTCCGGAAGCATCACTTCCAGCACCTCCTGGGGCGGCCAGATTTTCAGCCGTTCATTCATTAACGTCTGGGGCTTTGGCGAGGACTTCGCCGGACCCGGCGACAAGCTGGTCAGCTCCGGCGCTAAGACGCAAGCGGACGAAGACCGCGTGACGGTTGCCAGTGGCGGCTTTTTCATCCAGCAGCGTTTCGGCTGGCGCGATCTGGTCTACGTAACGGCAGGCCTGCGCGCCGATGGGTTTAGCACCTTCGGGGAAGACTTTGGCCTGGCTTACTATCCCAAGGTGCAGCTTTCCTTTGTGGCTTCTCAGCTTGACTTCTGGCCCAGGCGCTGGTGGGACTCGTTCCGCCTGCGTGCAGCCTACGGAGAAAGCGGACGGGCGCCTGGCCCCTTCGATGCAGTGCGGACCTGGGATTCGGTCTCTGGCGACGAAGGGCAGCCAGCCGTCACACCGGCTAATATCGGTGACCCTAAACTGGGGCCCGAGCGCAGCCGGGAAATTGAGCTGGGCTTTGAAAGCCTCTTCCTGCAGAACCGGGTGCTGATCGACTTTACGTACTTCTTCCAGCGCACTTATGATGCCCTGATTCCAGTGCAGCCTATCCCCTCGCTGGGCTGGATTAACACGCAATTGCGCAACGTGGGCGAGCTGGAAAATAAAGGAATTGAAGCGCGACTGCAGTTGGTGTTGCTTCAGTCGCGTAATCTGCGCTGGGAGATCAGCGGACACTATTCCACGAACCTGAGCAAAGTGCTGGACCTGGGAGGTCTGGAAAGTATCTACATCGGCTGGCGCCAGTACTATCGGGTGGGCTACCCGGCACCGGCTTACTTCCATGATGTCGTGATCAATGGGGATGCCATTGGGGAGGAGCCCATCATGGAAGAACGCTATATCGGGCCTTCCTACCCGACGCGCACCTTCGGAATCGCAATGACGCTGACGCTCTGGCGTAACCTGACGATTGATATGCTGGGCGAGGGGCAGGGAGGACACGTCCTGTCGTCCGGGGTGGCCTACCAGAACACGAGACGCCGCGTCTGGCCTCCTTGCTACGACGTGCAGCAAAAGATCGAAAGCGGGCAGACGGCTGATCTGCGCACCTATGACTGGGCGCTGTGTGACCCGAACTTCACGACCTATGGGATGTGGACCAAGCCCGCTGACTTCTTTAAGCTGCGGCACGTGACCGTCTCCTATCGCCTGCCGCGGCGCTATCTACCGCCCGGTCTGCGCTCCATGCGCATTGAATTCAAGGGGCGGAATCTGCTGAAAATTACGGACTATCCGGGCATCGATCCGGAGGCGTTTGAAGATGGCAGCCGGAGCTTTGCCGCCTTCCGGCAGGAATACTATAACCTGCCTCCTACGCGCTCCTTCACCGTAACCTTAAGAGCTGAATTCTAA
- a CDS encoding thiamine pyrophosphate-binding protein: MPKKSGAWLIRYALEQLPVPFTFGIPGVHVTELYDELGQSERVRPVLVTHEGGGAFMADALSRVAPDRIGALAIVPAAGAALAMGGLGEAYLAGVPLLVISGGIRTDVPYRFQLHEIDQERLVAAVTKGFWRVHRHDEIVPTIFEAYRTAVSGVPGPVFVEVPVNVQLFRDEVPALPTFRPPPPPEAPDEALIEEAARVLARAERPGIFVGWGAVDVTETLMELAERLGAPVATTLQGLSAFPGNHPLHAGMGFSQAAVPAAERAFEDCDALLAVGTRFAEIPTGSFGVRVPGALVHIDLDPQVLNANYPAQVAIAGDSRVVLPRLLEALRDMGVDRPARREAVAQQLQADKRAYREAWYRHNSGARVNPAYFFDALRAVLPDEAIVTVDDGNHTYLTAELFEVRQPRTLILPSDFNCMGYAVPAAIGARLAYPDRPVVAIVGDGAFLMTGLELLTARRMGVGVLCCVFHDGELSQISQGQEIPYNRKTCTVLGEVRLEGIARAVGGRYVRLSSEPEALAPMLREALAWSQEGEVVVVDVPIDYSRRTRFTQGVVKTVLARFPTGDRLRFVGRALWRRLRG; the protein is encoded by the coding sequence ATGCCCAAGAAAAGCGGAGCCTGGTTGATTCGGTATGCACTGGAGCAGCTGCCCGTGCCTTTCACCTTTGGGATTCCCGGTGTGCACGTAACGGAATTGTACGATGAGCTGGGCCAGAGTGAGCGCGTGCGACCTGTGCTGGTGACGCACGAAGGAGGAGGAGCCTTTATGGCAGATGCCCTCAGTCGGGTGGCGCCTGATCGTATCGGTGCCCTGGCCATCGTGCCGGCGGCTGGTGCCGCGTTGGCCATGGGAGGACTGGGAGAGGCCTATCTGGCCGGGGTGCCATTGCTGGTTATTTCGGGCGGGATTCGCACCGACGTGCCCTATCGCTTTCAGCTCCACGAAATAGATCAGGAGCGGTTGGTGGCAGCCGTCACGAAGGGGTTCTGGCGCGTGCACCGACACGATGAAATCGTTCCGACAATTTTTGAAGCATACCGGACAGCCGTTTCAGGCGTGCCTGGACCTGTCTTTGTAGAAGTTCCCGTCAATGTACAGCTCTTCCGGGATGAAGTCCCGGCGCTGCCAACCTTCAGGCCCCCGCCGCCTCCGGAAGCGCCAGACGAAGCGCTGATCGAAGAGGCTGCCCGGGTATTGGCCCGGGCAGAACGTCCGGGCATTTTTGTCGGCTGGGGCGCGGTCGATGTTACGGAGACGCTGATGGAGCTGGCAGAGCGGCTGGGGGCTCCGGTGGCCACCACGCTGCAGGGACTGAGCGCCTTCCCGGGAAACCATCCGTTGCATGCGGGCATGGGTTTTTCGCAGGCGGCGGTGCCGGCCGCCGAGCGTGCCTTTGAGGACTGCGATGCGCTCCTGGCGGTCGGGACTCGGTTTGCCGAGATTCCCACGGGCAGCTTTGGCGTGCGCGTGCCCGGAGCGCTTGTGCATATCGACCTGGATCCTCAGGTGCTGAACGCCAACTATCCGGCTCAGGTGGCCATTGCCGGCGACAGTCGGGTTGTGCTGCCTCGCCTGCTGGAGGCCCTGCGAGATATGGGCGTTGATCGACCGGCACGTCGAGAAGCTGTTGCGCAGCAGCTTCAGGCTGACAAACGAGCCTATCGGGAAGCCTGGTATCGGCACAACAGTGGCGCGCGTGTTAACCCGGCTTACTTTTTTGATGCGCTGCGGGCGGTGCTGCCTGACGAGGCAATCGTTACCGTGGATGATGGGAACCACACCTATCTAACTGCTGAGCTGTTCGAGGTGCGGCAGCCGCGTACGCTTATTCTGCCATCCGACTTCAACTGCATGGGCTATGCGGTGCCGGCTGCTATAGGCGCTCGGTTGGCCTACCCAGACCGACCGGTTGTGGCAATTGTCGGCGATGGGGCATTTTTAATGACAGGGCTTGAGCTGCTGACAGCCCGGCGCATGGGCGTGGGCGTGCTTTGCTGCGTCTTTCACGATGGGGAGCTGAGTCAGATTTCCCAGGGGCAGGAGATCCCCTATAACCGGAAGACCTGCACGGTGCTCGGTGAGGTGCGGCTGGAAGGTATTGCCCGGGCTGTGGGGGGACGGTACGTTCGGTTGAGCAGCGAACCTGAAGCGCTTGCGCCGATGTTACGGGAGGCGCTGGCCTGGTCGCAGGAAGGCGAAGTCGTGGTGGTGGATGTGCCCATTGATTACAGCCGCCGCACTCGTTTTACGCAGGGCGTGGTGAAAACAGTGCTGGCCCGCTTTCCCACGGGGGATCGGCTGCGCTTTGTGGGCCGAGCGCTCTGGCGCCGCCTACGAGGATGA
- a CDS encoding sensor histidine kinase, producing MKAYRLSVNLKLGLVIAAVAIAVASVAYTNWLANRLREREEFLVRLWAAAQEQLAASTHVNPYLDVFQQLEQQLDRLTAIDNQQLTRYRAALAWARTMPPTFDVTLASEIVLEGAFDIPAIITDATGLHPLFWRNVPVPDSLEGLSPADSARAMARLRALVAEMDRVHRPIPIRLRFQDTELVQYVHYGESRLIRQLRIFPYVQLFVMGLFILVGYLGFSYVRRSEQRSLWVGMAKEAAHQLGTPLSSLMGWVELLRTHSLAPAQQQEALDEIVKDIARLKRVAQRFSEIGSLPRLKEQPLAPVIQNTADYIRRRMPRLGKQVTLVVQVPEDIRVPLNAELFEWVIENLLKNALDAMEGTDGRIEVRARVQGDAVQIDVQDTGRGIDRRQWRNIFRPGYSTKKRGWGLGLSLAKRIVEDYHGGTIALVQSRPGQGSTFRITLPLR from the coding sequence ATGAAGGCCTATCGCCTTTCGGTCAACTTAAAACTCGGTCTGGTGATTGCTGCGGTGGCAATCGCGGTCGCTTCCGTTGCCTATACAAACTGGTTGGCCAACCGGCTGCGAGAACGGGAAGAATTTTTAGTGCGTCTCTGGGCAGCCGCACAGGAGCAGTTGGCTGCGAGCACGCACGTTAATCCTTACCTGGACGTATTCCAGCAACTGGAGCAACAGCTTGATCGGTTAACGGCGATAGACAATCAACAGCTCACCCGGTATCGGGCCGCGCTGGCCTGGGCGCGCACCATGCCCCCTACGTTTGACGTGACGCTCGCCAGTGAGATTGTCCTGGAAGGGGCTTTTGATATTCCTGCTATTATCACCGATGCAACGGGGCTGCACCCCCTGTTCTGGCGCAATGTGCCGGTGCCAGATTCGTTGGAGGGGTTGTCGCCTGCCGACTCAGCGCGGGCTATGGCACGCCTGCGCGCTCTGGTAGCCGAAATGGATCGCGTCCACCGGCCCATTCCTATTCGACTTCGTTTCCAGGATACCGAGCTGGTGCAGTACGTGCACTACGGAGAGTCGCGCCTGATTCGCCAACTTCGGATATTTCCATACGTGCAGCTTTTTGTGATGGGGCTTTTCATCTTGGTCGGATACCTCGGCTTTTCGTACGTGCGGCGCAGTGAGCAGCGCAGTCTCTGGGTAGGCATGGCCAAGGAAGCGGCGCATCAGCTCGGCACCCCGCTTTCCAGCCTGATGGGCTGGGTCGAGCTGCTCCGCACCCACAGCCTTGCACCGGCGCAGCAGCAGGAAGCACTTGACGAAATTGTAAAAGACATTGCACGCCTGAAGCGGGTCGCGCAACGCTTTTCAGAAATCGGGTCGCTGCCGCGGCTCAAAGAGCAACCGCTGGCTCCTGTTATCCAGAACACTGCCGACTACATACGGCGTCGCATGCCGCGTCTGGGCAAACAGGTAACGCTGGTGGTACAGGTTCCGGAAGACATTCGGGTACCGCTTAATGCCGAGCTGTTTGAGTGGGTGATTGAGAATTTACTCAAGAATGCGCTGGATGCGATGGAAGGAACGGACGGTCGCATTGAAGTGCGTGCCCGCGTGCAGGGAGACGCTGTGCAGATCGACGTGCAGGACACGGGCCGCGGTATCGACCGACGCCAGTGGAGAAATATTTTCCGACCAGGCTACAGCACCAAAAAACGAGGCTGGGGTCTTGGACTCAGCCTGGCTAAACGTATCGTAGAAGACTACCATGGAGGGACGATTGCGCTGGTGCAGTCCCGGCCAGGCCAGGGGTCGACGTTTCGCATCACGCTGCCGCTGCGCTGA
- the mutY gene encoding A/G-specific adenine glycosylase has translation MSRRASSKTSYLDRLTPAIRKTFHRLPDWYRQHARDLPWRRTQDPYRIWVAEIMLQQTRVDQARPYYERFLEAFPTVEALASASLDDVLRCWEGLGYYARARNLHRAARQIVAHHSGQLPKTYEALRQLPGIGPYTAAAIASIAFGVARAVLDGNVMRVLTRALAIDDDIRASATRRALQELADALIPSEAPGAFNQAMMELGATVCTPVQPRCSDCPLRSVCQARALGNPTAFPVQAPRAPVPHYEVALGILINEAGAVLIQRRPEEGMLGGLWEFPGGKREPGESLEAACARELYEELGVRVAVGPCLARVRHAYTHFRVTLHAFQCTLQEGEPRSRAGLPLRWVPLEELDHYAFPRANRRLIDLIKQRRLQPDLFE, from the coding sequence ATGAGCCGCCGTGCTTCCTCCAAAACGTCTTATCTGGATCGTCTGACGCCTGCTATTCGAAAGACGTTTCACAGGCTACCCGATTGGTATCGCCAGCATGCACGGGATCTGCCCTGGCGACGCACGCAGGATCCCTACCGGATATGGGTAGCGGAAATCATGCTGCAGCAGACTCGGGTGGACCAGGCTCGTCCCTATTATGAGCGTTTTCTGGAGGCCTTCCCGACTGTAGAAGCGCTGGCGTCTGCTTCGTTGGACGACGTGCTACGGTGCTGGGAGGGACTGGGCTACTATGCACGCGCACGCAACTTGCACCGGGCAGCCCGCCAGATTGTTGCCCACCATAGCGGCCAGTTGCCGAAGACCTACGAAGCGCTGCGGCAATTGCCAGGTATTGGACCGTATACCGCGGCGGCAATTGCCTCGATTGCTTTCGGGGTGGCGCGTGCGGTGCTTGATGGCAATGTGATGCGCGTGCTAACCCGTGCGTTGGCTATTGACGACGACATTCGCGCTTCTGCGACGCGGCGAGCCCTGCAAGAATTGGCCGATGCATTAATTCCTTCTGAGGCGCCTGGAGCGTTCAACCAGGCCATGATGGAGCTGGGGGCTACCGTATGCACGCCGGTACAACCCCGTTGCAGCGACTGCCCCCTGCGCAGCGTATGCCAGGCCCGGGCTTTAGGCAATCCAACGGCTTTTCCCGTTCAGGCGCCCCGAGCCCCTGTGCCGCACTATGAAGTAGCGCTGGGAATTCTGATCAATGAGGCAGGTGCCGTGCTAATTCAACGTCGCCCGGAAGAAGGGATGCTGGGAGGGTTGTGGGAATTTCCGGGTGGTAAACGAGAGCCCGGTGAGTCGCTGGAAGCAGCCTGTGCGCGTGAGCTGTACGAGGAGTTGGGCGTGCGGGTAGCTGTGGGACCCTGCCTGGCCAGGGTACGCCACGCTTACACGCACTTTCGCGTGACGCTGCATGCGTTCCAGTGCACCCTGCAAGAAGGAGAGCCGCGTTCGCGAGCCGGGCTTCCGCTGCGCTGGGTCCCGCTGGAAGAGCTGGATCACTATGCCTTTCCCCGGGCCAATCGACGACTGATCGACCTGATCAAACAACGCCGCCTCCAGCCCGATCTTTTTGAGTAG
- a CDS encoding SAM hydrolase/SAM-dependent halogenase family protein — translation MASQPRPLITLTTDFGTRDAYVAAMKGVLLGLAPQAQLVDITHDIQPQDVMEAAFVLREAIPYFPPGTIHLVVVDPGVGTERRAVALRHGSYWFVGPDNGLFTLVLGTEHPDELVELNRPSFWRTPTPSQTFHGRDIFAPAAGHLAAGRSLQEIGTPIERLTTLRWMEPSASNESIHGWVIHVDRFGNCITNISRELFEHYRADRPFKCYVGSTPFTQVQPTYGAVAQGEALLLFGSSDFLEIAVNGGNAAELLGIRQGTPVHIIFEQKPTRNRS, via the coding sequence ATGGCCTCACAACCGCGACCCCTCATTACGTTGACCACTGATTTTGGCACGCGAGACGCGTACGTGGCTGCCATGAAGGGGGTATTACTCGGTCTGGCCCCCCAGGCTCAACTGGTGGATATTACGCATGACATTCAGCCCCAGGATGTGATGGAGGCGGCCTTTGTGTTGCGCGAGGCGATCCCTTATTTTCCTCCAGGCACGATTCACCTGGTTGTTGTTGATCCAGGCGTAGGCACAGAGCGACGGGCCGTAGCGCTTCGCCATGGCTCTTACTGGTTTGTGGGACCGGATAACGGACTGTTCACGCTCGTGCTGGGCACCGAGCATCCGGATGAGCTCGTCGAGCTTAATCGACCATCCTTCTGGCGCACGCCAACGCCCAGCCAGACCTTCCATGGGCGCGATATCTTCGCGCCAGCAGCCGGCCATCTGGCCGCCGGTCGTTCGCTTCAAGAAATCGGAACCCCGATCGAACGGCTTACTACGCTGCGCTGGATGGAACCATCCGCCAGTAACGAAAGCATCCACGGCTGGGTCATTCACGTAGACCGCTTTGGCAATTGCATTACGAATATCTCCCGGGAATTATTTGAGCACTACCGCGCAGACCGTCCGTTCAAATGCTACGTGGGCAGCACCCCCTTTACGCAGGTGCAGCCTACGTATGGAGCAGTAGCCCAGGGCGAGGCGCTTCTCCTGTTCGGCAGCAGCGACTTCTTGGAGATTGCGGTCAATGGCGGCAATGCGGCCGAGCTGCTCGGCATTCGTCAGGGGACACCGGTCCACATTATCTTTGAACAGAAACCGACGCGCAACCGCTCATGA
- a CDS encoding YraN family protein: MDTRSIGQQGEELAAAYLEQQGYRILARQYRFERAEIDLVCFEPAPRPEDGGEIVFVEVKTRRSLDFGRPEEAVTPEKRRHLIRAARAYLYEHHLQRARCRFDVVAIVLRNGQPPEITHFKDAFWAE; this comes from the coding sequence ATGGACACACGTTCGATTGGCCAGCAGGGAGAAGAGCTGGCAGCCGCTTATCTGGAACAACAGGGCTATCGTATTCTGGCCCGCCAGTATCGCTTTGAACGGGCAGAAATTGACCTGGTGTGTTTTGAACCGGCGCCTCGTCCTGAAGATGGCGGCGAGATCGTGTTTGTTGAGGTGAAAACCCGACGCAGCCTGGACTTCGGGCGACCCGAGGAAGCTGTCACGCCCGAAAAACGACGGCACCTGATCCGGGCAGCGCGCGCCTATTTGTATGAACACCACCTGCAACGCGCCCGCTGCCGGTTCGACGTCGTGGCCATTGTCCTGCGCAATGGGCAGCCGCCAGAAATCACGCATTTTAAGGACGCTTTCTGGGCTGAGTAA
- the nth gene encoding endonuclease III, with product MPTETARQRIDAILERLRSAYPEATTELRWATPFELLIVTVLSAQTTDKKVNEIAPELFRRYPTAEALARARPEELEPLLRPLGYFRQKARTIVRLARQLVERHGGEVPRSMEALTALPGVGRKTAAIVLGTAFGIREGIAVDTHVRRVAQRLGLTAHKTPDKIEQDLMTLVPRADWTWFGHALVLHGRYVCLARRPRCSQCALADVCPRIGVAVAA from the coding sequence ATGCCGACCGAAACAGCTCGCCAGCGGATCGACGCCATCTTAGAGCGTCTTCGCAGCGCTTACCCGGAGGCTACGACTGAACTTCGCTGGGCTACTCCTTTCGAATTGCTTATCGTAACGGTTCTTTCGGCTCAGACGACCGACAAGAAGGTCAACGAGATTGCGCCTGAGCTTTTCCGGCGATACCCAACCGCCGAAGCGCTGGCACGCGCCCGTCCCGAAGAGCTCGAACCCCTCCTGCGACCGCTGGGCTATTTTCGCCAGAAAGCTCGAACCATTGTACGTCTGGCCCGCCAACTGGTCGAACGCCACGGAGGCGAGGTCCCGCGTAGCATGGAGGCGCTGACCGCGCTACCGGGCGTAGGACGCAAGACGGCTGCGATTGTGCTGGGCACCGCTTTTGGCATCCGAGAAGGCATCGCCGTTGACACCCATGTCCGTCGCGTTGCCCAGCGCCTGGGTCTGACCGCACACAAAACGCCCGATAAGATCGAGCAGGATTTGATGACCCTTGTGCCTCGTGCAGACTGGACATGGTTTGGCCATGCGCTGGTGCTGCATGGCCGCTACGTGTGCCTGGCGCGCCGTCCTCGCTGCAGTCAGTGCGCACTGGCCGATGTGTGTCCGCGAATCGGTGTCGCCGTGGCTGCCTGA
- a CDS encoding FAD-dependent oxidoreductase has translation MPPLRYEADVIIVGGGLAGLVTALELLGKNRWVVLLDRDEPERLGGLARESFGGIFLVDTPHQRRLRIQDSPELAWRDWQRCARFGPEDHWPRRWAQHYCEHSIPLIFEFLDKLGVRFLPLVYWPERGLYEPLNSVPRWHIAWGTGYEIVQRILAALEAHPNRHRLSLYFRHAVTDFIQEGGHVVGVQGHVEPDGPVFEARGGAVVVASGGICGGDLSKLRAHWYRPWGNPPPKLLNGAHRYADGLLHDRAAALGAHLTHLDLQWHYAAGVHHPARRRPHDGLSLVPPRSALWCNARGRRIGPPPLVGYTDTRWLVEQILRQPGQYSWLVLNYKIAVRELAVSGCDYMEAFRYKKRLRMLWELVRGNHRLVQRLIDECADDIVVADTPAALIDGMNARSLFGLQIDGEGMLRDIQAYDAMIERGPAFFNDEQLRRLMNFRTYRADRLRLCRFQPILDPSARPLIAIRCFILSRKSLGGLKTNLEGQVLRPDDTPVPGLYAVGEAAGFGGGGMHGQGSLEGTFLGGCILTARLTARHL, from the coding sequence ATGCCACCGTTACGCTACGAGGCAGACGTAATCATTGTCGGGGGAGGACTGGCTGGTCTCGTTACGGCCCTGGAACTTCTGGGAAAGAATCGCTGGGTCGTGTTGCTTGATCGCGATGAGCCAGAGCGACTGGGGGGACTGGCGCGCGAGTCGTTCGGGGGTATCTTTCTGGTCGATACACCCCATCAGCGGCGCCTGCGCATTCAGGACAGCCCGGAGCTGGCCTGGCGCGACTGGCAACGCTGCGCCCGCTTTGGTCCCGAAGACCACTGGCCGCGCCGCTGGGCACAACATTATTGTGAGCATTCGATTCCCCTTATCTTCGAGTTTCTAGACAAGCTGGGCGTGCGCTTCCTGCCGCTGGTGTACTGGCCAGAACGAGGCCTCTACGAGCCGCTCAACTCGGTGCCGCGCTGGCATATTGCCTGGGGCACGGGATACGAGATTGTCCAGCGCATTCTCGCTGCACTGGAAGCGCATCCGAACCGGCATCGGTTGTCCTTGTATTTCCGGCATGCGGTGACGGATTTTATCCAGGAAGGAGGGCATGTGGTGGGCGTGCAGGGACATGTGGAGCCAGACGGTCCTGTCTTTGAGGCGCGCGGAGGAGCAGTGGTGGTTGCCTCAGGGGGCATCTGCGGAGGGGATCTGAGCAAGCTACGGGCCCACTGGTATCGCCCCTGGGGCAACCCCCCTCCTAAACTGCTGAACGGAGCGCATCGCTATGCGGATGGCCTGTTGCACGACCGCGCAGCCGCCCTGGGCGCTCATCTGACTCATCTGGATCTTCAGTGGCATTATGCGGCTGGCGTGCACCATCCGGCCCGTCGACGCCCCCATGACGGTTTGAGTCTGGTTCCACCCCGATCGGCCCTCTGGTGTAATGCACGAGGCCGTCGCATCGGACCGCCCCCTCTGGTAGGCTATACCGACACGCGCTGGCTTGTCGAACAGATTCTGCGTCAGCCCGGCCAGTACAGTTGGCTTGTGCTCAATTACAAGATCGCAGTGCGAGAACTGGCCGTCTCGGGCTGCGACTATATGGAAGCATTTCGCTATAAAAAGCGCTTGCGTATGCTATGGGAGCTGGTGCGTGGCAACCATCGCCTGGTACAACGGCTCATTGATGAATGCGCTGACGACATTGTTGTGGCCGATACGCCCGCTGCGCTTATTGATGGCATGAATGCGCGCAGTCTGTTCGGATTGCAGATTGATGGGGAGGGCATGCTTCGCGATATTCAAGCCTATGATGCCATGATTGAACGAGGGCCTGCTTTTTTCAATGACGAACAGTTGCGACGCCTGATGAACTTTCGTACCTATCGAGCAGATCGTTTGCGGCTGTGTCGCTTTCAGCCCATTTTAGATCCCAGCGCCCGACCCCTGATTGCCATCCGCTGCTTTATCCTGAGCCGAAAAAGTCTGGGAGGGTTGAAAACCAATCTGGAAGGCCAGGTGCTGCGGCCCGACGATACGCCCGTGCCTGGCCTCTACGCGGTAGGCGAAGCAGCCGGTTTCGGAGGCGGGGGAATGCATGGACAGGGATCGCTGGAAGGCACGTTTCTGGGCGGCTGTATTCTTACCGCCCGCCTGACAGCGCGTCATTTATAA